The window TTGCCTTGATAAAAGCATATTTCCAATAGCCTTCTCTTAAAGAAGAAACCAATACTCCCCTGGAAGTGGTAGAATGTATAAACAGTACTTCAGATTTCGTATCCACAACCAAACCGACATGGTTTATTCTCTTGCTTTTTCTTCCAGTTGCAAAAAATAAAAGATCCCCTTTCTGTATTTCTTTAAGTTTTATGTCGACTCCTTGTTTGGCAATTTCAAATGAAGACCGGTTTACGGAAACACCATTGGTTGTATAGCTTTTATAGATAAGTCCGGAACAATCCATTCCGGATTTGGACATGCCTCCGAACTTATAACGGGTGCCCTCAAACGAGAGCGCAGTTCTTATGATGTTATCAGTTTGACTGGGGATTTTATTATTCCTGCCTTTTATTTCATCTTTACTTTCTTTAACCGGTCTGGCTTTTACTGAAACCGTTCTTGTTTCCCTTTTCTGAGACGCTTTTTTTGATGACCCGCAGGAAGTCAATATAAGTACAGGGAGTAATAAAAAAGGTAAGATTCGCTTCATAGTGTAGGTTTTGACGCAAATTACTAAAAATTGATTAATCATGAGCCTTGTGGAAATTAAGTGTTGGGAAAGAATTAAGTCCAACATGACAAAAAACAGTTTTTTAAAAGATTGTGATTTATAGATTTACACATGTAAAATAAAAAATATGTATAAATCCGTTTCAGCTGAGACCGCCGTTGAGTCTGTTAAATCGAATCAGAGAGTGTATATACAGGCAGCAGCCGCGGCTCCACAATTGTTAATAAGGGCATTAACGAACAGGTATCAAGATTTAAAGAACGTAGAAATATGTCACCTGCACACAGAAGGTGATGC of the Zhouia spongiae genome contains:
- a CDS encoding C40 family peptidase → MKRILPFLLLPVLILTSCGSSKKASQKRETRTVSVKARPVKESKDEIKGRNNKIPSQTDNIIRTALSFEGTRYKFGGMSKSGMDCSGLIYKSYTTNGVSVNRSSFEIAKQGVDIKLKEIQKGDLLFFATGRKSKRINHVGLVVDTKSEVLFIHSTTSRGVLVSSLREGYWKYAFIKAKRLL